The following is a genomic window from Aristaeella lactis.
CTCACCTCATTACCTGATAGTCGGATAGTCTTCAATCTCTATATAATAACGGAATTTAGGAGTGTCTTCATTTGTCTCAGTGCTTCTATAGTACTCAAGAGTATTTGTTTTTTTGTTTATAATTGCTACAACAAAAGCAAGATAGGGATGGTTGGCTTTCATCCACACAGTGCCCTCGAAAAAGTCAAATGTGGAGTCACTCATTTTGATATTAGTGTTTGGTAGAAAAACGTCCTCAGTTGGGACATCTATGAATAAATTGTCTCCCAAACGAGATACTCTAAGTCCCTGTATTGTTTCAGGTATTTCCACTTGCTTGTGATACCAGCAGTAACGTTCTATCTGCACCGTACCATCAGGCAAAACCTTATAGGCAAACAGCGTCTCAGGATCCAGCATCACACCAGAGAGCACCTCCTCATGCGTCAGAAGATCTATCTCATCATCCATGACAACAATGGGCCATGAAGTCTGAGCCCCTTCCATATGTGCAGTTGTGCATGCCATAAGTATACTGGCTAATAATATAACAAATAAGAGTTTTTCATTTTTCTTCCTTCTCGCTTTTCCGAAAAAGAATATCAATTTTTCTATCATACTAACCCGTTTCATATCAATCACCTCATTTTGAAATATCCATTTCCATACTCTTTTTTCTCTCGTTGTTGCTATACTTTGCTTCTCCCGTCAAAATAGTCTGTCTATCTATAACACATTTATTTACACCACTCTTGTCAGGCAATTCATACATTATCTTCATCAGGAATTCTTCTATAATGGCTTTTAGCCCTCTGGCTCCGCACTTACGTTCTATAGCTCTGTGAGCAATCTCTTCCAACGAATCATGTGTAAAACTAAGATCGACCCCATCCTTGCGAAACAATTCCTGATACTGCCGGCATAAATTGTCTTTAGGTTCAGATAATACCCTGATTAGATCGGATTCTGATAATTCATTAAGCCCTACAATAACCGGCAACCTTCCAATAAATTCTGGAATAAAACCATATTTGATCAGATCTTCGGGAAGCACCTTGTTCCAGGAAAAAGCGTTATCCTTCTGATCTGCTTGAACAGCGCCAAAGCCCATGGATCGTTTTCCGTTCCGTTGTTGGACAATCTTTTCCACGCCTTCAAAGGCTCCTCCACAGATGAACAACACATTTGTTGTGTCAAAATCCAGCATATCCCCGTTCGGATGTTTCCGTCCTCCAGAAAGCGGTACACGTGCAATAGTGCCCTCCAGAATCTTAAGCAATGCCTGCTGAACCCCTTCACCACTTACATCCCGGGTTATCGACATGTTTTCTCCCTTGCAAGCAATCTTGTCGATTTCGTCAATATAGATGATCCCTTTTTCAGCTTTTGCCAGATCCATTCCAGAAGAATGGTATATATTCAGCAGGATGTTTTCCACATCCTCTCCCACATAACCCGCTTCTGTTAGGCTTGTAGCATCTGCAATAGCAAATGGAACATCCATCATTCTTGCCAGCGTCTGGGCCAGGTAAGTTTTTCCGCTTCCGGTCGGCCCCAGCAGAAGGATATTGCTCTTCTGAACCCGGATCTTCGCCCGACTGCAGTCAAGGCGCTTCATATGGTTGTAGATGGCGACGCTCAAAGCCATCTTGGCGTTTTCCTGGCCGATCACATAATCGTCCAGGAATTTTTTCATCTGCGAAGGTGTCCTTCGCGTTTTTCCCGTTTGCAAAGCTGCGGTTTGGGGACTGTTGTCAATCAACCGAAAGAATCTGTAAATGCACTCACGGCAAAGCGTCACTGTAAAATCAGCTTCGATCGTATACAGCGGATGCTTTTCACCCAGGGCGCCGCAGCAGTTGCAGACCTGCATTTCCTTTAACATTTCCTGAAAAAACCTGCTCATTTTCACCCCTCCTTTGAATGAGGCAGAAAACGGGGCAGGCTCATGCAGAACCTGCCCCAACCTTTCCGGAAGTATATGCCGCAGCCGTCATGCCGGGTTCTTTTCAGGTTTGGGTTCCGCAGCGCCCTTGATCGCTGTCAGTTTTGCCGCGACAGAAGGCGCGTTTTTCGTCAGTTTTTTGACGCTCAGGTTGTCCGCTTTATCATTGGCAAGGCGGAGCTGATTGTCCGAAGCAAGCAGATTCTCTTTCGTCTTCTGAAGGGCGGCAATGGTCTTGTCAATTCCTTCGACCGCGGCATTCAGTTTGTCGCTGGCAAGGCGGTAGTTCCGGCCGAAAGAATCCTTGAAGTCCTGCATGTTCTTCTCAAAATTCGTCAGGTCAAGCTGCTGGCTTTTAATCAGCGCCAGTTCCTTCTGGTATTCAAGGGAGTTCAGCGCAGCGTTGCGAAGCAGGCTGATGATGGTAATAAACTGCTGCGGGCGGGCGACGTACATTTTCGGGTACCGGAAAGAGACGTCCTGGATGCCGGCGTTATAGAAATCATTATCCGCTTCCAGCGTAGATACAAGCACCGCGTATTCGCATTTCTTCTCCTGCCGGTCCTTGTCCAGTTCCTTGAAGAAGTCCTCGTTCTTATGTTTGCTGGCCGTTTCGTCCGATTCGGTCTTCATCTCGAACATAATCGAAAGGGCTTCGTCACGGAAAATGAAATCTCCTTTGGAACCGCTCCTGGCGTCATTGTCCTTCTCAAAGTAGGCTCCGGGGAACGCGATCGTCCGAATCGCGTTAAACTGGTTCTGGCAGTATACTTCTAGGCTTTCGCCGATGGCTTTCGTCGATTTTTTCGCATGGAAATCCTTGACCCGTTCCAGCTCGTCGTCCTTAAGCCTTAAAGCGGTTTCATACTGGTCTTTCAGCGAAGCTTCCTTCACCTTGGCCGCCTGCTCCTGTGTCTGGAGCTGCCCCTGGAGCCGGACAATTTCAGCGTCCTTCTGCTGTACTGTGGCAAGCGCCTCGTCTTTCGCCGCCCTGACCGCCAGCTCTTTTTCGGTATCCGCAGCCTTCGCCTTTTCCGTCATGGCGGCTATCTGCCGCTCCCACCTGGCGATCTCGGCATCGGCATCTGCCTTGATTCGGGTCGTATCCTGCAGATGCTTTGCTTCCAGTTCCCGGATTCTGGTTTCCGCCCGCGCATCCGCGGCCTTCTGATCCATTTCGGCTTCTTCCTTGGAATGTTTCAGTTCTTCGGAAAGGCGGACATTCTCAGCATCACGTTCGGCCACAGCTTGCTGCACGGCAAGGTTTTTGTCCTGTTCTGCTTTATCCAGCATATGCTTCAGTTCGGCCACAGACTTCT
Proteins encoded in this region:
- the clpX gene encoding ATP-dependent Clp protease ATP-binding subunit ClpX, which codes for MSRFFQEMLKEMQVCNCCGALGEKHPLYTIEADFTVTLCRECIYRFFRLIDNSPQTAALQTGKTRRTPSQMKKFLDDYVIGQENAKMALSVAIYNHMKRLDCSRAKIRVQKSNILLLGPTGSGKTYLAQTLARMMDVPFAIADATSLTEAGYVGEDVENILLNIYHSSGMDLAKAEKGIIYIDEIDKIACKGENMSITRDVSGEGVQQALLKILEGTIARVPLSGGRKHPNGDMLDFDTTNVLFICGGAFEGVEKIVQQRNGKRSMGFGAVQADQKDNAFSWNKVLPEDLIKYGFIPEFIGRLPVIVGLNELSESDLIRVLSEPKDNLCRQYQELFRKDGVDLSFTHDSLEEIAHRAIERKCGARGLKAIIEEFLMKIMYELPDKSGVNKCVIDRQTILTGEAKYSNNERKKSMEMDISK
- a CDS encoding DUF2130 domain-containing protein; this encodes MNASEYQSVAEQIRAKVEDHIRQEANAKKEEEIQAAVAIALEKARTSFRSLEAKVIQERADNEKSVAELKHMLDKAEQDKNLAVQQAVAERDAENVRLSEELKHSKEEAEMDQKAADARAETRIRELEAKHLQDTTRIKADADAEIARWERQIAAMTEKAKAADTEKELAVRAAKDEALATVQQKDAEIVRLQGQLQTQEQAAKVKEASLKDQYETALRLKDDELERVKDFHAKKSTKAIGESLEVYCQNQFNAIRTIAFPGAYFEKDNDARSGSKGDFIFRDEALSIMFEMKTESDETASKHKNEDFFKELDKDRQEKKCEYAVLVSTLEADNDFYNAGIQDVSFRYPKMYVARPQQFITIISLLRNAALNSLEYQKELALIKSQQLDLTNFEKNMQDFKDSFGRNYRLASDKLNAAVEGIDKTIAALQKTKENLLASDNQLRLANDKADNLSVKKLTKNAPSVAAKLTAIKGAAEPKPEKNPA